DNA sequence from the Thiobacillus sp. SCUT-2 genome:
CCGCGCCCGGGCCGCAAGATGGGGCATTTCAACGTGCTCGACGCCGACGTCGCGACCGCCCTGCAACTCGCCGAACAAATGCGCGATGCGCTGTAGCGCGTCGCGCGCACGCCGCTTCCGGACGCTCGTGCTGCTGCTCGCCGGCGGTGCATCCGCCGCCGGCGCGGCGCAGCCGACGCTGCACATCGGCGCGCACGCCTTCCATGTCGAGGTCGCGGATACGCCCGCTGCGCGTGCACGCGGCCTCATGGGCCGTACCCATCTCGCCGCCGACGCCGGCATGCTGTTCGTGTTCGAGCATGCCGGCCGCCCCTGCTTCTGGATGCGCGACACGCCGTTGCCGCTCTCGGTTGCCTTCATCGACGAAGCGGGCCGCGTCGTCGGCCTGGCCGACATGCAGCCGCGCACCGAGACGCCGCACTGCCCGGGCAGCGACATCCGCTATGCGCTCGAGGTGCGGCAGGGCGAATTCCAGCGCCGCGGCATCCCGGTGGGCGCAAGCGTAGGCGGCCTGCCGCGTTAATCGGCGAGGGCCCGCATTCGTCCCCTCGCCCGCAAGCGGGATAAGCGGCGACCTGCCCGCTTGCGGACCTGGTCGATTGCGTAGAGGCATCATCAGAGGGTTGGGGAGACGGAGCGGGAGACGGCGGCTCCAGCCGCTCAGGGCGCGATCGACTGGACGCGCAGTTCCATCGTGCTGTCCGACGCGTCGCTGCGCAGCACGCGCACCGGCAGGTAGTGGCGGTCGATCGCCAGCCACGCCTCGAAGCGGCCGTCGTCGTCGCCGGCCCGCACCAGATGCAGCGTGCGCAGCGGGCCGAGCGCGGTATCCAGCATCTCCTCGCCGCGCACCTCGTAGGTGTATTCGCGCAGCTTCCTGCCGTTGAACACCGTGAACCGCTGGCGTCCCTCGGGCGGCGGTGCCGTCAGCGCGAACTGGAAGAACAGGCTGAGCGCGTCCTGCACGGTGCCGTTGTAGCCGAAATGGCGCACCGGACCCTGTGCCGGGGTCACGGCAAGGTCGCCGCTTGCCGCGTCGAAGCGCGCGCTGCTGCGCTTTTCGCCGCGCTGGTCCCAGAATTCCTGCGGCTGCAGCCCGGTTGGCGTGATGCGCCCACGGCTCGTCTGCGCGAAGCGGCCGCGGTAGAACAGCCCGGTCAGGCCCGTCGCCGCTGCCACGCTCGTCACCGTGTAGTGCTCGCCTTCGTTCACCCAGACCAGGGTCTGCTCGCCCGACGCCAGCCCGTAGCGGAGCTCGAAGCGCATGTCGATCCGCGGCGGCAGGGCATTCAGCGGCGGCGGCGCAGCAGCCTCCGCGACCGGTGCCGCCGCTTCCTCGCCGCCAACGGCGGCCGGCGACGGCACGGCAGGGGGCTGCGGGATTTCGATCGGCTCGTCCGCAGGCGGCGACGGTGCTTCGACCGCAGGCGGAGGAGGCGGTACGGCAACCGGGCGATGCAGGGGAACAGTCTTGGGCAACGGCGGCTTGGGGCGCGGCGGCGCGGCGGTCGGAGCGGGCGGCGAAGCGAGCTGGACCTCGAGCGTGGACGGCTCGGCGGGCGGCGCCCCCGGAAGCCATCGCCACGCCATCCCGCCCAGCAACCCGACATGCAGCAGAAGCGAAGCGGCCAGCGCGAGCCACCAGGGGCGAACGCGGCGCCGCACGGGCTCAGCCTCTTACGCTGGCACGCACGAGACGCTGTTCGACGGTGACCCCGTCTTCACTCACGCGGATCTGCACCGGCAGGTTGTTGCGCGCCGGTGCGACCCACACGGTGATGGCCTTTTCATCCGGTTTCTGCGTGATGCGCTGGAACCGCTGCGTCGCCAGCGCGCCCACCGGCGTCTGGATGGCGCCGCCTTCGCTGCGCACGTAGTGATAGTCGTTGAGATCGCGGCCGCTCACGACCTGCACGCTGTAATCGCCGGGGAGCGACGGCACGAACATGAACTGGTAGAGCTGGGACAGCTGGTCCTGGGCCCCGGGCTGCAGGCCGTCGACACGTCGGGTCGCGCCCTTGTATTCATAGGTGATGCTGCGCTGCTTCCAGTCGAGCCGGGCGGTCGCCAGCTTGTGCGGCGCGTCGCTGCGGGCGTGCCGGAATTGCAGCGGCCGCAGGCCCTGCGGCGTCACCACGCCGGTGCTTTCGAGGCGGATGTTTCCGGGCCACAGCATCTTGAGCGGACCGGTCGCCCGCGTTTCGCTCGTCAGCGTATAGCGCGTGCCGCTGCGGGTGAAGGTGTCGGTGACCTGGCCGAGCTTGATGCCGTTGCGATACAGGTCGTACACCAGGTTCATCTGCGCGGGGCCGGCCGCATGGGCGGCCCCCGCGAAGAGCGCTGTAGCCAGCACGAGCAGTCTGATCATGGTCACCCTTCCGGAACCAACACTGACTGTGACGTCGAATCGTCCTGCAAGTTTACGCGGCCGTCACGGATCGCCAGCCGCCCTTCGGCGAACCAGCGGACCGCCTGCGGGTAGATGCGGTGTTCCTGCGCCAGCACCCGTGCCGCCAGGGTCTCCGGGGTGTCGTCCGCCCGCACCGGCACCGCGGCCTGGATCACGATGGGCCCGTGGTCGAGGTCGGCGGTGACGAAGTGCACCGTGCAGCCGTGGACCTTGACGCCCTCGGCCAGCGCACGCTCATGGGTCTTCAGCCCCGGGAACATCGGCAGCAGCGAGGGGTGGATATTGAGCAGGCGGCCCTCGAAGCGGGCAATGAAGGCCGCGCTCAGGATGCGCATGTAGCCGGCGAGCACGACGAGGTCGGGCCGGTGACGCTCGATTTCGTCGGCCAGCCGCGCGTCGAACACCGCGCGGTCGGCGTATTCCGTATGGTCGAGCGCGGTCGCGGGGATGCCGCGCTCACGCGCCCAGGCGAGGCCGGCAGCCTGCGGGCGGTTGCTGATGACCGCGGCAATCTCGATCGGCAGCCCCGCCTCGGCGATTGCGCGGAAGTTGCTGCCGCGCCCCGACAGCAGGACGACGACGCGGGTCACGAATAGATCACCTGCTCCGCGCCTTCGGGACGCGCGACGATCTCGCCGATCTGCCAGACGGTCTCGCCGGCGGCCTCCAGCTGCGCCTTCGCCGCGGCGGCATCGGCGGCGGACACCACCACGCACATGCCGATGCCGCAGTTGAAGGTGCGCAGCATTTCCGCGGGCTCGACGTTGCCGGCCTGCTGCAGCCAGTCGAACAGCGGCGGGCGCATCCAGCTCGCCGGGTCGACTTTCGCGGCGACGGCTTCCGGCAGGCAGCGCGGCAGGTTGCCGGTGATACCGCCGCCGGTGATGTGCGCCATGCCCTTGACGGCGAGCTTCTGCATCAGCGCCAGCAGCGGCTTGACGTAGATGCGGGTCGGCGCCATCACCGCATCGGCGAAGGGCCGGCCGTGGAAGTCGGATTTCAGGCCGATGCCGGAGACGTCGATCAGCTTGCGGATCAGCGAATAGCCGTTGGAGTGCGCGCCGCTTGAAGCGAGCCCCAGCACGACGTCGCCGGGCACGATGTTCTGGCCGCCGATGACCCGGCTTTTCTCGACCACGCCGACGGCGAAGCCGGCGAGGTCGTACTCGCCGTCGGGGTACATGCCGGGCATCTCGGCCGTTTCACCGCCGATGAGCGCGCAGCCGGCCTGCTCGCAGCCGGTGGCAATGCCGGCGATGACCGCCTCGGCGGTGTCGAGGCTGAGTTTGCCGCAGGCGAAATAGTCGAGGAAGAACAAGGGCTCGGCGCCCTGCACGAGGATGTCGTTGACGCTCATCGCGACGAGGTCGATGCCGACGGTGTCGTGGCGGTTGAGCTCGAACGCGAGTTTAAGCTTGGTGCCGACGCCGTCGGTGCCGGATACCAGCACGGGTTCCTTGTATTTCTTCGAGATCTCGATCAGCGCGCCGAAGCCGCCGATGCCGGCCAGCACCTCGGGGCGCAGGGTGCGCCTGGCCAGCGGCTTGATGCGCTCGACCAGTGCATCGCCGGCATCGATATCGACCCCGGCATCTTTGTAGGAAATGGAAGACACGCCCGGCTCCAGTATCAAAAAAGTGCGGTATTTTACCGCCTATGTCGACTCCCCGCCCGTTCGCCCTGCCGTGGTTCGCCCTGGCCAGCCTGCTGGCGGCGGGCTGGCTGCTCCACCTGCTGGCCC
Encoded proteins:
- a CDS encoding DUF3108 domain-containing protein; translation: MRRRVRPWWLALAASLLLHVGLLGGMAWRWLPGAPPAEPSTLEVQLASPPAPTAAPPRPKPPLPKTVPLHRPVAVPPPPPAVEAPSPPADEPIEIPQPPAVPSPAAVGGEEAAAPVAEAAAPPPLNALPPRIDMRFELRYGLASGEQTLVWVNEGEHYTVTSVAAATGLTGLFYRGRFAQTSRGRITPTGLQPQEFWDQRGEKRSSARFDAASGDLAVTPAQGPVRHFGYNGTVQDALSLFFQFALTAPPPEGRQRFTVFNGRKLREYTYEVRGEEMLDTALGPLRTLHLVRAGDDDGRFEAWLAIDRHYLPVRVLRSDASDSTMELRVQSIAP
- the purM gene encoding phosphoribosylformylglycinamidine cyclo-ligase, which translates into the protein MSSISYKDAGVDIDAGDALVERIKPLARRTLRPEVLAGIGGFGALIEISKKYKEPVLVSGTDGVGTKLKLAFELNRHDTVGIDLVAMSVNDILVQGAEPLFFLDYFACGKLSLDTAEAVIAGIATGCEQAGCALIGGETAEMPGMYPDGEYDLAGFAVGVVEKSRVIGGQNIVPGDVVLGLASSGAHSNGYSLIRKLIDVSGIGLKSDFHGRPFADAVMAPTRIYVKPLLALMQKLAVKGMAHITGGGITGNLPRCLPEAVAAKVDPASWMRPPLFDWLQQAGNVEPAEMLRTFNCGIGMCVVVSAADAAAAKAQLEAAGETVWQIGEIVARPEGAEQVIYS
- a CDS encoding DUF192 domain-containing protein, with amino-acid sequence MRCSASRARRFRTLVLLLAGGASAAGAAQPTLHIGAHAFHVEVADTPAARARGLMGRTHLAADAGMLFVFEHAGRPCFWMRDTPLPLSVAFIDEAGRVVGLADMQPRTETPHCPGSDIRYALEVRQGEFQRRGIPVGASVGGLPR
- a CDS encoding DUF3108 domain-containing protein codes for the protein MIRLLVLATALFAGAAHAAGPAQMNLVYDLYRNGIKLGQVTDTFTRSGTRYTLTSETRATGPLKMLWPGNIRLESTGVVTPQGLRPLQFRHARSDAPHKLATARLDWKQRSITYEYKGATRRVDGLQPGAQDQLSQLYQFMFVPSLPGDYSVQVVSGRDLNDYHYVRSEGGAIQTPVGALATQRFQRITQKPDEKAITVWVAPARNNLPVQIRVSEDGVTVEQRLVRASVRG
- the purN gene encoding phosphoribosylglycinamide formyltransferase — encoded protein: MTRVVVLLSGRGSNFRAIAEAGLPIEIAAVISNRPQAAGLAWARERGIPATALDHTEYADRAVFDARLADEIERHRPDLVVLAGYMRILSAAFIARFEGRLLNIHPSLLPMFPGLKTHERALAEGVKVHGCTVHFVTADLDHGPIVIQAAVPVRADDTPETLAARVLAQEHRIYPQAVRWFAEGRLAIRDGRVNLQDDSTSQSVLVPEG